The following coding sequences are from one Candidatus Binataceae bacterium window:
- a CDS encoding phosphatase PAP2 family protein codes for MKSRVSPASVRAALAALVLTMIVGSSQPPWAANSGWQGVGDSLVSDFKYVANNLEADGEDIVTAPLDLDAAAALLANPRFYLVLGGAGAAFGGSFALDQTMRRHLHNMSSSTASTLENISYGSVGAATALLYGYGLYAGEARARQYALTAGEGAGIAVLLDIGIKAAFGRLRPSQDHHDHDAFFHGGQTFVSGDVAPLFALACGVSEYYDNRWYVALPAYSLALLDGFGRMGHDAHWFSDVVGAALLGVGTTELFLHLHRRHEEHPWRFRIFPMPQPAVPAAKGVFPVTAAGARRARRDPMPAGLVVAFWW; via the coding sequence ATGAAGTCGCGGGTATCGCCGGCCTCCGTGCGCGCCGCCCTCGCGGCGCTTGTGCTGACCATGATCGTCGGATCGTCCCAGCCCCCCTGGGCCGCCAACTCAGGCTGGCAAGGCGTCGGCGACTCGCTCGTCTCGGACTTCAAATACGTCGCCAACAACCTTGAGGCCGATGGCGAAGACATTGTGACCGCGCCGCTCGATCTCGACGCCGCCGCTGCGCTGCTTGCCAATCCGCGCTTCTACCTGGTGCTCGGCGGCGCTGGCGCAGCCTTCGGGGGCTCGTTTGCGCTGGACCAGACGATGCGCCGCCATCTGCACAACATGTCGTCGAGCACCGCCAGCACGCTGGAAAATATCAGCTACGGCTCGGTCGGCGCGGCAACCGCCCTGCTCTACGGCTACGGGCTTTACGCCGGCGAAGCGCGGGCGCGCCAGTACGCGCTGACCGCGGGCGAAGGCGCGGGCATCGCTGTCCTGCTCGACATCGGAATCAAGGCCGCCTTCGGCCGTCTGCGCCCCTCGCAGGACCATCACGACCACGACGCCTTCTTCCATGGAGGACAGACGTTCGTCTCGGGCGACGTTGCCCCGCTGTTTGCGCTGGCGTGCGGAGTCAGCGAGTACTACGACAATCGCTGGTACGTTGCCCTACCCGCCTACTCACTCGCGCTGCTAGACGGCTTCGGCCGGATGGGCCACGACGCACACTGGTTCTCCGACGTCGTCGGCGCGGCGCTGCTCGGCGTCGGCACAACCGAGCTGTTTCTCCATCTCCATCGCCGGCACGAGGAGCATCCGTGGCGCTTTCGAATCTTCCCGATGCCGCAGCCGGCTGTACCCGCCGCCAAGGGTGTGTTTCCCGTGACGGCCGCAGGCGCGCGGCGTGCGCGCCGCGACCCAATGCCTGCCGGCTTGGTAGTCGCCTTTTGGTGGTGA
- a CDS encoding ferredoxin, which translates to MAKLKTSVNKSRCIASGDCVETAPGVFRLDEEGKSEVYNQTGASDGVIVAAARGCPAKAITVVDEETGTQLFPPPKK; encoded by the coding sequence ATGGCGAAACTCAAAACCAGCGTGAACAAGTCGCGATGTATCGCGAGCGGCGACTGCGTCGAGACCGCGCCCGGCGTCTTCCGCCTCGATGAAGAGGGCAAATCCGAGGTTTACAACCAGACCGGCGCGTCCGACGGTGTGATCGTGGCGGCGGCCCGTGGGTGCCCGGCCAAGGCGATAACCGTGGTCGACGAAGAAACGGGGACGCAGCTATTCCCGCCGCCAAAAAAGTAG
- a CDS encoding GNAT family N-acetyltransferase, translating into MAALVSAVGERGEIIANGCDGPGMCWLGAWLDARMVGVAGIETMVDAAVLHSLAVVETMRGRAIGAALVGAARKAAHTRGARRLYAVAGHNAVSYLLRFGFERTASSDMLDELAGTAVAAYFDACPQALARLAVLRLDISRDGVIER; encoded by the coding sequence GTGGCCGCCTTGGTCTCCGCCGTCGGCGAGCGTGGCGAGATTATCGCCAACGGCTGCGATGGGCCCGGGATGTGTTGGTTAGGCGCGTGGCTGGACGCGCGGATGGTGGGCGTGGCCGGAATAGAAACGATGGTCGATGCGGCGGTGCTTCATTCGCTCGCGGTGGTCGAGACGATGCGCGGGCGGGCAATAGGCGCGGCGCTGGTCGGCGCCGCGCGCAAGGCCGCTCATACGCGGGGCGCGCGCCGCCTCTACGCCGTCGCTGGCCACAACGCCGTCAGTTACCTGCTGCGGTTCGGCTTCGAGCGAACGGCGTCGAGTGACATGCTCGACGAGCTCGCCGGCACCGCCGTCGCCGCCTATTTCGACGCTTGTCCCCAGGCGCTCGCCCGTCTCGCGGTGTTGCGCCTCGATATCTCGCGCGACGGCGTGATCGAGCGCTGA
- a CDS encoding arginine deiminase-related protein, translating to MPRTILMGDPTFFSVLGGANPHTRNALGLKKSVNPDLARRQWHGLARALIGRGTEVCVIEPHEGLSGLVYPANAGFLYPLSGAPSEAKTFHLAHLLPTRAREREVYRRFLERMGYRCANVAARFEGEADFFPAGRFMLFTYGRIERQRFVPRIGIPPWRRIYGFRSEYAALDELSQIAGERPILALELCREAHYHGDTVLCSFGPQREFLLAYIEGLAPASRERLRAEFSANLIELSQRDAELYAANSFQVDYEGRLYLFMPQGVSEALAARVRERGVEPIMVDVSEFLAKGGGSVKCMILDLGPSEEQPNDPAAVEFRSERSYERLFAD from the coding sequence ATGCCGAGAACCATCCTGATGGGCGACCCGACCTTTTTCTCGGTCCTCGGCGGCGCTAACCCTCATACGCGCAATGCGCTTGGTCTGAAAAAGTCGGTCAACCCTGACCTGGCACGCCGGCAATGGCACGGCTTGGCTCGCGCGCTAATCGGACGCGGAACCGAAGTCTGCGTGATCGAGCCGCACGAGGGGCTGAGCGGCCTCGTCTATCCCGCTAACGCGGGCTTTCTCTATCCGCTGAGCGGCGCACCGTCCGAGGCCAAGACGTTCCATCTCGCCCACCTCCTGCCGACGCGGGCGCGCGAGCGCGAGGTCTATCGCCGGTTCCTTGAGCGGATGGGCTATCGATGCGCCAACGTGGCGGCGCGCTTCGAAGGCGAAGCCGACTTTTTCCCTGCTGGCCGCTTCATGCTCTTCACCTACGGGCGGATCGAGCGCCAGCGCTTCGTCCCGCGCATCGGCATCCCGCCCTGGCGGCGCATCTACGGCTTCCGTTCCGAATACGCCGCGCTGGACGAGCTCAGCCAGATCGCGGGCGAACGGCCGATACTCGCGCTGGAGCTATGTCGCGAGGCGCATTACCACGGCGATACCGTGCTGTGCTCGTTCGGCCCTCAGCGCGAGTTCCTGCTCGCCTACATAGAGGGGCTCGCGCCAGCGTCGCGGGAGCGGCTGCGCGCCGAATTCAGCGCCAACCTGATCGAGCTGTCGCAGCGCGATGCTGAACTATACGCGGCCAACTCCTTCCAGGTCGACTACGAGGGCAGGCTGTACCTGTTCATGCCGCAAGGGGTGAGCGAGGCGCTGGCCGCGCGCGTAAGGGAACGCGGCGTCGAGCCAATCATGGTTGACGTAAGCGAGTTCCTGGCCAAGGGCGGCGGCTCAGTCAAATGCATGATTCTCGACCTCGGGCCGAGCGAGGAGCAGCCGAACGACCCGGCCGCGGTCGAGTTCCGCTCCGAGCGTTCCTACGAGCGGCTGTTTGCTGATTGA
- a CDS encoding putative quinol monooxygenase produces the protein MSVSLIAKIKAKAGCEGELEAAFRDMIKKVRAAEPGCQAYILHRSNQDPTMFVWFETYADQAAFDAHRKTDHMKEMGARIANLLDGRPQIELLTEIDRK, from the coding sequence ATGTCGGTTTCACTGATTGCCAAGATCAAGGCCAAAGCCGGATGCGAAGGCGAACTCGAAGCGGCCTTCCGCGACATGATCAAGAAGGTGCGCGCGGCGGAGCCGGGATGCCAGGCCTATATCTTGCACAGGTCCAACCAGGACCCAACCATGTTCGTGTGGTTCGAGACCTACGCCGACCAAGCCGCCTTCGACGCCCATCGCAAAACCGATCACATGAAGGAGATGGGCGCGCGGATCGCCAACCTGCTCGACGGGCGTCCGCAGATCGAGTTGCTGACTGAGATCGATCGCAAATAG
- a CDS encoding acyl-CoA dehydrogenase family protein produces the protein MIGFELTDEQRDLRRLARQFAEREMIPRAREYDEKEIFPHDVCEAAFRAGLMNLAVPRENGGPGLGILDGCVIIEELNYGCAGMANAVGANELATLPLVVAANTEQKQTYLGRLVKELTFCAFAITEPGAGSDVASMSTTYRREGDAFVLNGTKHFISNGSVADWYVTFATSDKRLRHKGISCFVFPADLPGITRRRMHGKLGQRAADTGEIVYDEVRIPASALVGREGEGFKYAMATFDRSRPEIGAIATGIAQRALDECVRYSQQRQAFGQPIAKFQAIQFMMADMAVAVEAMRLLTYKAAWLVDRGESPNVVSSYAKLFSADACMKVTTDAVQLFGGYGYMNEYPVQKLMRDAKLLQIYEGTSQIQRVVISRHLLKE, from the coding sequence ATGATCGGGTTCGAGCTTACCGACGAGCAGCGCGACCTGCGCCGGCTGGCGCGCCAATTCGCCGAGCGCGAAATGATCCCGCGCGCTCGCGAGTACGACGAAAAGGAAATCTTTCCGCACGACGTATGCGAGGCCGCCTTTAGGGCCGGCCTGATGAACCTCGCGGTGCCGCGCGAGAACGGCGGCCCCGGCCTCGGGATCCTCGACGGCTGCGTCATCATCGAAGAGCTCAACTACGGATGCGCCGGGATGGCCAACGCGGTCGGCGCCAACGAACTGGCGACGCTGCCACTGGTCGTTGCCGCCAACACCGAACAGAAGCAGACCTACCTCGGCCGTCTGGTCAAGGAACTGACCTTCTGCGCGTTCGCGATTACCGAGCCCGGTGCGGGCTCCGACGTGGCCTCGATGAGCACGACGTATCGCCGCGAGGGCGACGCCTTCGTGCTCAACGGCACCAAGCACTTCATCTCAAACGGCTCGGTGGCGGACTGGTACGTGACGTTCGCGACCTCGGACAAACGGCTACGCCACAAGGGCATTTCGTGCTTCGTGTTTCCCGCCGATTTGCCCGGGATCACGCGGCGGCGGATGCACGGCAAGCTCGGCCAGCGCGCCGCCGACACCGGCGAGATCGTCTATGACGAGGTGCGCATCCCGGCCAGTGCGCTGGTCGGCCGAGAGGGGGAGGGCTTCAAGTACGCGATGGCGACTTTCGATCGCAGCCGACCCGAGATCGGCGCGATCGCGACCGGCATCGCTCAGCGCGCGCTCGACGAGTGCGTCAGGTACTCGCAGCAGCGCCAGGCGTTCGGCCAGCCGATCGCGAAGTTCCAGGCGATCCAGTTCATGATGGCCGACATGGCGGTGGCGGTCGAAGCGATGCGGCTGCTGACTTACAAGGCCGCGTGGCTGGTCGATCGCGGGGAGAGCCCCAACGTGGTTTCGAGCTACGCCAAGCTGTTCAGCGCCGACGCCTGCATGAAGGTTACCACCGACGCGGTGCAGCTCTTCGGCGGCTACGGCTACATGAACGAATACCCGGTGCAGAAGCTGATGCGCGACGCCAAGCTGCTGCAAATCTACGAGGGCACCTCGCAGATCCAGCGCGTGGTGATCTCGCGCCATCTGCTCAAGGAGTAG
- a CDS encoding SDR family oxidoreductase, giving the protein MPTALVTGASSGLGEQFAYALGREHYDLVLVARREDRLAAVAGHARSLGAGSVHTVRADLAERQAPGAIHGRLKSDGVQVDYLVNNAGFGTTGRFHRLDFTRELEEIDLNVTAVVAMTRLFVPAMVERRRGTIINVASTAAFQATPYMATYGATKAFVLSFSEALAAELAGTGVTVMALCPGPVRTEFQKVANNERARFPSFLWTDARRVVEQAIAAAAGGQSICVAGAFNSALAIASKLAPRGLSARIGRALLRPAAADGD; this is encoded by the coding sequence TTGCCAACCGCGCTCGTTACCGGAGCCTCGAGCGGCCTCGGCGAGCAATTCGCCTACGCGCTCGGCCGCGAGCATTACGACCTGGTGCTGGTGGCGCGGCGCGAGGATCGCCTGGCGGCGGTCGCCGGCCACGCGCGCAGCCTCGGCGCCGGCTCCGTGCATACGGTCCGCGCGGATCTTGCCGAGCGCCAGGCGCCGGGCGCGATTCACGGGCGCCTCAAAAGCGACGGCGTGCAGGTCGATTACCTGGTTAACAACGCCGGCTTCGGCACCACCGGCAGATTCCATCGCCTCGACTTCACGCGCGAGCTCGAGGAGATCGACCTCAACGTGACCGCCGTGGTCGCGATGACGCGGCTGTTCGTGCCCGCGATGGTCGAACGGCGGCGCGGCACGATTATCAACGTCGCCTCGACCGCGGCTTTCCAGGCGACGCCGTACATGGCGACCTACGGAGCAACCAAGGCCTTCGTGCTCAGCTTCAGCGAGGCGCTGGCGGCGGAGCTGGCCGGAACCGGCGTGACCGTGATGGCGCTCTGCCCGGGGCCAGTGCGCACGGAGTTCCAAAAGGTGGCCAACAACGAGCGCGCGCGCTTCCCGTCTTTTCTGTGGACCGATGCCAGACGGGTGGTGGAGCAGGCGATCGCGGCCGCGGCCGGCGGGCAGTCGATATGCGTCGCGGGAGCGTTCAACAGCGCGCTTGCGATCGCGAGCAAGCTCGCGCCGCGCGGCCTGTCGGCGCGGATCGGCCGCGCGCTGCTGCGGCCGGCAGCCGCCGACGGCGACTGA
- a CDS encoding UDP-glucuronic acid decarboxylase family protein has translation MRALVTGGAGFLGSHLCERLLRDGHEVICLDNLFSGKRANIQHLKSNPAFEVIRHDVVEPILLEVDRIFHLACPASPVHYQYNPVKTLKTSVMGTINMLGLAKRVRARILLTSTSEVYGDPEQHPQTESYWGHVNPIGVRSCYDEGKRAAECLMMDYHRQNNVDIRIVRIFNTYGPRMAVNDGRVVSNLCVAALRGEDLPIYGDGKQTRSFAYVDDIIEAIVRMMDTEGFIGPVNIGNPDEFTILELASLVIELARSRSRLTFHPAPPDDPTRRRPDISLAKARLGWAPETPLREGLRLTIEHFRKELGLASA, from the coding sequence GTGCGAGCACTGGTGACGGGCGGCGCGGGATTTCTGGGATCGCATCTGTGCGAGCGGCTGCTGCGCGACGGGCACGAGGTCATCTGCCTGGACAATCTTTTCAGCGGCAAACGCGCCAACATCCAGCATCTCAAGAGCAACCCCGCCTTCGAGGTCATCCGCCACGACGTGGTCGAGCCGATCCTGCTCGAGGTCGATCGCATCTTCCACCTTGCCTGCCCCGCCTCGCCGGTCCATTACCAGTACAATCCGGTCAAGACGCTGAAGACCAGCGTGATGGGCACGATCAACATGCTGGGGCTGGCCAAGCGCGTGCGCGCGCGTATCCTGCTGACCTCGACCAGCGAGGTTTACGGCGATCCCGAGCAGCATCCGCAGACCGAGAGCTACTGGGGCCACGTCAATCCGATCGGCGTGCGCTCGTGCTACGACGAAGGCAAGCGCGCGGCCGAGTGCCTGATGATGGACTACCATCGCCAGAACAACGTCGACATCCGCATCGTGCGCATCTTCAACACCTACGGGCCGCGGATGGCGGTCAATGACGGGCGGGTGGTGTCGAACCTGTGCGTGGCGGCCCTGCGCGGCGAGGACCTGCCGATCTACGGCGACGGCAAACAGACGCGCTCGTTCGCCTACGTCGATGACATCATCGAGGCGATTGTGCGGATGATGGACACCGAGGGCTTTATCGGCCCGGTCAATATCGGCAACCCCGACGAGTTCACGATCCTTGAACTCGCCTCGCTGGTTATCGAACTGGCGCGCAGCCGCTCGCGCCTGACGTTCCATCCCGCGCCACCCGACGATCCCACCCGCCGCCGTCCGGACATCTCGCTGGCCAAGGCGCGCCTTGGATGGGCTCCCGAGACGCCGCTGCGCGAGGGGCTGCGGCTGACCATCGAACACTTTCGCAAGGAACTCGGCCTCGCTTCAGCCTAG
- a CDS encoding DegT/DnrJ/EryC1/StrS aminotransferase family protein codes for MSQPVRQVPFHRPSIGEAEEREVLDALRSGWITTGPKAKRFEREFAAYVGARHALAVAHCTGALHLALFALGIGPGDEVITTPFTFTATAEVIGYLGARPVFVDIDPGTFNISPARIEEALESGRYGRVRAILPVHFAGQACEMDRLLAIARRHGLKIVEDAAHAVGSARHLEGRGMARIGTIGELTCFSFYATKNITSAEGGMITTEDDALAERIAVASLHGMNRDAWKRYDRSGSWYYEIHDTGFKYNLSDVHAAIGLAQLARADEFMRRRAAIARAYSEAFRAEPALQTPYAEPGIQHAWHLYVLRLRPEQLKVGRAQFVEMLRERGIGTSVHCIPLNTMHFYQQRYGYRTGDFPIAEDVYSRCLSLPIFPAMSDEDVAYVIESVLALARENRR; via the coding sequence ATGAGCCAGCCGGTGCGCCAAGTGCCCTTTCATCGCCCTTCGATCGGCGAGGCCGAGGAGCGCGAGGTGCTCGACGCGTTGCGCTCGGGATGGATCACCACCGGGCCCAAAGCCAAGCGCTTCGAGCGCGAGTTCGCGGCCTACGTTGGCGCGCGCCACGCGCTGGCCGTCGCCCATTGCACCGGCGCGCTGCACCTTGCGCTGTTCGCGCTCGGCATCGGTCCCGGCGACGAGGTCATCACGACGCCCTTTACCTTCACCGCGACCGCCGAGGTGATCGGCTATCTGGGAGCGCGGCCGGTGTTCGTCGATATCGACCCCGGCACTTTCAACATCAGCCCGGCGCGCATCGAAGAGGCGCTGGAAAGCGGGCGTTACGGCCGCGTGCGCGCGATCCTGCCGGTACATTTCGCCGGCCAGGCCTGCGAGATGGACCGCCTGCTTGCGATCGCGCGCCGCCACGGCCTCAAGATCGTCGAGGACGCGGCGCACGCGGTGGGCTCGGCGCGCCATCTCGAGGGCCGCGGGATGGCGCGGATCGGAACCATCGGCGAGCTGACCTGCTTCAGCTTCTACGCGACCAAGAACATCACCAGCGCCGAGGGCGGGATGATCACGACCGAGGACGACGCCCTCGCCGAGCGAATCGCGGTCGCCAGCCTGCACGGGATGAACCGCGACGCGTGGAAGCGCTACGACCGCAGCGGCTCGTGGTACTACGAAATTCACGACACCGGCTTCAAGTACAATCTTTCCGACGTGCACGCCGCGATAGGGCTTGCTCAGCTCGCCCGCGCCGATGAATTCATGCGCCGGCGCGCCGCGATAGCGCGCGCCTACAGCGAGGCGTTCCGCGCCGAGCCCGCGCTCCAGACACCTTACGCGGAGCCGGGAATCCAGCACGCGTGGCATCTCTACGTGCTGCGCCTGCGCCCCGAGCAGCTCAAGGTCGGGCGAGCGCAGTTTGTCGAGATGCTGCGCGAGCGCGGCATCGGCACTTCGGTCCACTGCATCCCGCTCAACACGATGCACTTCTACCAGCAGCGCTATGGCTACCGGACCGGCGATTTCCCGATCGCCGAGGACGTGTACAGCCGATGCCTGTCGCTGCCGATTTTTCCCGCAATGAGCGACGAGGACGTCGCTTACGTGATCGAAAGCGTACTCGCGCTGGCGCGCGAGAACCGTCGCTAG
- a CDS encoding L,D-transpeptidase family protein gives MHQAVARFLGWSAALGLVAALVAAPQIARGWSEDDFARRPVVAYPIPTGRDEMIGALQSYTIRKGDTLLDIGRWFGVSAREISDANDHIDWWTPPAGKTIVLPTEHILPSGPRAGIVINVPELRLYYYYPPAVAHSRGRAKLTRAKLEGARSKHAHAKNHVLNASYSGARVVYTFPVGLGRYDWRTPVGKSFRVTAKEHDPPWIVPQDIYEEHLERDGYAEHMIPGGDPDNPEGHWRLDLNLPEYAIHGTNNPWGVGMEVSHGCIRLSPEAIDRLWHMVPVGTTGRIVYQPVKFGWHGGVLYVEVHEDLYGMYPGLWRYAVSEARRQNLLGYIDTLKLEKAIEEKTGVPTYVMPGPEPPIAPVPATVASSIPLPPPGSVASAPDADSGVDAGESGTAADTASDGARPDENVPAKSTARAAAASSASGAVVAPKAEHAVIPPTSIAPAHEAAAADSGRVARFGDVDADGADAQPGNGFGRAIGNAPDVNPPAPSAAKPPAEDETRGWVQVPSGALPIE, from the coding sequence ATGCATCAGGCAGTAGCACGGTTTCTGGGGTGGAGTGCGGCGCTGGGCTTGGTTGCCGCCCTCGTTGCGGCGCCGCAAATCGCGCGCGGCTGGAGCGAAGATGATTTCGCACGCCGGCCAGTAGTCGCCTACCCGATTCCGACCGGGCGCGACGAAATGATCGGCGCGCTCCAGAGCTACACGATTCGCAAGGGCGACACGCTGCTCGACATCGGGCGTTGGTTCGGCGTCAGCGCGCGTGAGATCTCCGACGCCAACGACCATATCGACTGGTGGACGCCACCCGCCGGCAAAACCATCGTCCTGCCGACCGAGCACATCCTGCCCAGCGGGCCGCGGGCCGGAATCGTGATCAACGTGCCTGAGCTGCGGCTATACTACTACTACCCGCCGGCAGTGGCGCATTCGCGCGGCCGGGCCAAACTGACGCGCGCAAAGCTCGAGGGCGCTCGCAGCAAACACGCGCATGCCAAAAATCATGTGCTGAACGCGAGCTACAGCGGCGCTCGCGTGGTCTATACCTTCCCGGTGGGCCTGGGACGCTACGACTGGCGGACACCGGTCGGAAAGAGCTTCCGCGTAACCGCAAAGGAGCACGACCCGCCATGGATCGTGCCGCAGGACATCTACGAGGAACACCTCGAACGCGACGGCTACGCCGAGCACATGATTCCGGGCGGCGACCCTGACAACCCCGAAGGCCATTGGCGGCTCGACCTCAACCTGCCCGAGTACGCGATTCACGGCACCAACAATCCGTGGGGCGTCGGGATGGAGGTCAGCCATGGATGCATCCGGCTGTCGCCCGAAGCGATCGACCGCCTGTGGCACATGGTGCCGGTGGGGACGACCGGCCGCATCGTCTACCAGCCGGTCAAGTTCGGATGGCACGGTGGGGTGTTGTACGTCGAGGTCCACGAAGATCTCTACGGGATGTATCCCGGGCTGTGGCGCTACGCAGTCAGCGAAGCGCGCCGTCAGAACCTGCTCGGCTACATCGACACGCTCAAGCTGGAGAAGGCGATCGAAGAAAAAACGGGCGTCCCGACCTACGTGATGCCCGGTCCGGAACCTCCGATAGCTCCGGTACCGGCAACGGTCGCCAGTTCAATCCCGCTGCCGCCGCCGGGCAGCGTAGCCAGTGCGCCTGACGCGGATTCTGGCGTGGACGCGGGCGAATCGGGCACGGCAGCCGATACGGCGAGCGACGGCGCCAGGCCTGACGAAAATGTACCGGCCAAAAGCACGGCGCGTGCGGCCGCGGCATCGAGTGCGAGCGGGGCAGTCGTTGCGCCCAAGGCTGAGCACGCCGTGATTCCGCCTACGTCGATTGCGCCTGCGCACGAAGCCGCCGCGGCTGACAGCGGAAGGGTCGCGCGCTTCGGCGACGTTGACGCCGACGGTGCTGACGCCCAGCCCGGTAACGGGTTCGGCCGTGCGATCGGCAACGCCCCCGACGTGAACCCGCCCGCACCGTCAGCCGCTAAGCCGCCCGCCGAGGACGAAACTCGCGGATGGGTCCAGGTACCCTCAGGCGCGCTGCCAATCGAGTAG